A part of Gracilimonas sediminicola genomic DNA contains:
- the serS gene encoding serine--tRNA ligase, whose product MLDINFIKENRELVEKAIINKGEKDTSVVEKVLSVDEDWRSKVHEGDLLRSESNTKAKEIGKLMGQGKKEEAQEIIKKTSQMKERIKEIEEEVKELREKRDDMLLRIPNIPHPSVPVGATEDDNETFKTWGQPNENDWRKPHWELTERHGWVDFERGVKVTGAGFPFYVGGVAQLQRALINYFINEAGKAGYTELQAPYFVNEDSARGTGQIPDKEDMMYVIPRDEFFTIPTAEVPVTNFHRDEIIELKELPLKYVCHTPCWRREAGSYGKDVRGLNRLHQFDKVELVKIVNPEDSYDELESLREHAEKLLEALELPYRTLLMCTGDMGFTQSKKYDIEVWSLGQQRWLEVSSCSNFESFQARRMQLRYRKDEKEIETLHTLNGSGLALPRVVSAILEAYQEENGKVRVPEVLKPFIGRDYL is encoded by the coding sequence ATGCTCGACATCAACTTCATCAAAGAAAACCGCGAATTGGTAGAAAAGGCGATTATCAATAAGGGGGAGAAGGATACTTCTGTAGTAGAAAAAGTTCTGTCCGTGGATGAAGACTGGAGGTCTAAAGTACATGAGGGAGATTTGCTTCGAAGCGAAAGCAACACCAAGGCCAAGGAAATCGGAAAGCTGATGGGGCAGGGAAAGAAGGAAGAAGCCCAGGAGATCATCAAGAAAACCTCTCAGATGAAGGAGCGGATCAAGGAAATTGAAGAAGAGGTTAAAGAGCTTCGTGAAAAAAGGGATGACATGCTGCTCCGCATCCCGAATATTCCTCACCCGAGCGTTCCGGTTGGTGCCACGGAAGATGATAACGAGACGTTCAAAACCTGGGGCCAGCCCAACGAGAATGATTGGCGAAAACCGCATTGGGAGTTGACTGAACGGCACGGCTGGGTTGATTTTGAGCGAGGTGTGAAAGTAACGGGTGCCGGTTTCCCTTTTTATGTAGGTGGGGTTGCTCAACTACAAAGAGCATTGATAAATTATTTCATCAATGAAGCAGGAAAGGCAGGATATACCGAGCTTCAGGCTCCTTATTTTGTGAATGAAGACTCAGCGAGAGGAACAGGACAGATTCCCGATAAGGAAGACATGATGTATGTGATTCCGCGGGATGAGTTTTTTACGATTCCAACGGCTGAAGTGCCGGTTACAAACTTCCATCGTGATGAGATTATTGAGCTAAAAGAGCTGCCGCTGAAATATGTCTGCCATACTCCCTGTTGGAGACGGGAAGCCGGTTCATACGGAAAAGACGTTCGTGGATTGAACAGGCTGCATCAGTTTGATAAAGTGGAACTGGTGAAAATTGTAAATCCGGAAGATTCTTATGATGAACTGGAAAGCTTGCGGGAACACGCTGAAAAACTGCTCGAAGCACTGGAACTTCCATACCGCACTTTGTTAATGTGCACCGGCGATATGGGCTTCACACAGAGTAAAAAGTATGATATTGAGGTATGGAGTCTGGGCCAACAGCGCTGGCTGGAAGTGAGCTCATGCTCCAATTTTGAAAGTTTCCAGGCACGCCGGATGCAACTCCGCTACCGAAAAGATGAAAAGGAAATTGAGACGCTGCACACGCTGAACGGATCGGGGCTGGCATTACCGCGTGTTGTTTCAGCAATTTTGGAGGCTTACCAGGAAGAGAATGGGAAGGTCAGAGTGCCGGAGGTACTGAAGCCGTTTATTGGAAGGGATTATTTGTAG
- a CDS encoding Lrp/AsnC family transcriptional regulator: MSHLLDDTDLAILNHLQEHGRAQRNTIAELVNLSVPSVSERMKKLEERGLIEGYKAILNSKKFHFDITAFIFVQVDGSENYQSFVERAAEEREILECHSITGDGSHFLKVRTKNTGSFESLLSRIQAWEGVSKTRSNLVLSSFKETRSLPVEHAVELIKK; this comes from the coding sequence ATGAGTCATTTATTAGACGATACCGATCTGGCTATTTTAAACCATCTTCAGGAGCATGGCCGGGCACAGCGAAACACCATTGCTGAATTGGTAAACTTGTCGGTTCCTTCGGTTTCCGAACGAATGAAAAAACTGGAAGAACGCGGACTTATCGAAGGATATAAAGCCATCCTTAACAGCAAGAAATTTCACTTCGATATTACAGCCTTCATCTTTGTGCAGGTTGACGGTTCGGAAAACTATCAATCCTTTGTAGAGAGAGCTGCTGAAGAAAGAGAAATTTTAGAGTGCCATTCTATTACCGGAGACGGTTCACACTTCCTGAAAGTAAGAACAAAGAATACCGGTTCTTTTGAGAGCCTGCTTTCCAGAATTCAGGCCTGGGAAGGTGTCAGCAAAACCCGCTCAAACCTTGTTTTATCCAGCTTTAAGGAAACAAGGTCGCTACCTGTAGAGCATGCTGTGGAGCTTATTAAGAAATAG
- the dusB gene encoding tRNA dihydrouridine synthase DusB: protein MNIGPIELPNQPLFLAPMEDVTDSPFRQLCRRKGADIVFTEFISSEAIIRASDIAMQKMDFEEMERPFGVQIFGGREEAMEGAAKVAVDQNPDLVDINFGCPVYKIVKKGAGAGCLKDLAMMERMAGTVVDAVQDRPVTVKTRLGWDDNTIKIQEVALMLQKLGVKALTVHARTRSQKYKGDARWDWLKKLKNTPGLEIPIIGNGDVTSPELAKKMFEETGVDGVMIGRGAIGNPWIFEQTRHYLETGKLLPEPTVRQRVELCAEQLRLSVQQHGERYGVIIMKKHYGQYLKGVRNGKNLRMQLMEHDEMDPILELLLNFDETEIHAVA from the coding sequence ATGAATATCGGTCCTATTGAACTGCCAAATCAACCCCTGTTTCTTGCCCCTATGGAAGATGTTACGGATTCCCCGTTCCGACAGCTCTGCCGACGTAAAGGAGCAGATATTGTATTCACGGAATTCATCAGTTCAGAAGCCATTATAAGAGCTTCCGATATTGCCATGCAGAAAATGGATTTCGAAGAAATGGAACGTCCGTTTGGTGTTCAGATTTTTGGCGGACGGGAGGAAGCGATGGAAGGAGCGGCAAAAGTGGCTGTTGACCAAAACCCGGATCTGGTCGATATCAACTTTGGGTGCCCGGTTTATAAGATTGTGAAAAAAGGAGCCGGAGCCGGCTGCCTGAAAGATCTTGCCATGATGGAACGAATGGCCGGTACCGTGGTTGATGCCGTCCAAGACCGGCCGGTTACCGTTAAAACCCGCCTGGGATGGGATGACAACACCATCAAAATCCAGGAAGTGGCCCTGATGCTTCAAAAACTTGGTGTTAAAGCCCTTACGGTTCATGCCCGCACTCGCTCCCAAAAATACAAAGGGGATGCCCGGTGGGACTGGCTGAAGAAACTTAAAAATACACCCGGACTCGAAATTCCCATCATTGGGAATGGAGATGTGACTTCTCCCGAGCTCGCAAAAAAAATGTTCGAGGAAACAGGAGTTGACGGCGTAATGATTGGCCGGGGAGCTATTGGCAACCCCTGGATATTTGAACAAACCCGGCATTACCTGGAAACCGGGAAGCTGCTTCCGGAACCAACCGTTCGTCAACGTGTTGAGCTCTGTGCTGAACAATTACGCCTTTCCGTTCAACAACACGGTGAGCGCTATGGGGTCATCATCATGAAAAAACATTACGGACAGTACCTGAAAGGAGTTCGTAACGGAAAGAATTTACGGATGCAGCTTATGGAACACGATGAGATGGATCCTATACTGGAACTCCTGCTCAACTTTGACGAAACCGAGATTCATGCAGTAGCGTGA